tatgtaaatatgaattttttatgtGGGTTGGGTTTTCAGCTTTCCTTTCCTCATATGAGAAATTATATATGTTATGTTGTCTGTTTGGGTATAGTCTATGGAGGTGAATGCTTTATTATCCTATCATATTTCTAAATAGGAAAGCATCTTCATTTTCTTAATTAATCAAAGTGTTTAAAAGCTGCAGATTTATTTTCCTAGCAACAGGCCAGTAGCTTCATTTGATTCTGTTATGTGTTATTACAACTACTAGGTGGTGATTATATTCCTTGTGAATGTCAAATTATAAAGACCCttcaaatttataaatatatctcAACTATACAGCTTATCTACATGTAATTTTGTTTGTTCATGTATACAAAATTTGAGTGTATTAGAATTCCTATAGCTTATTGTTGTATCAGAGAAAGAGAGAGCGAGAGAGAATGCTTGCTTGCTATGTTTTTTTTTATAGAATCTTACTGTTATAAACATCTTGCAATATAGTGCAAGAGAACTTATTGTGAAGAGATGTGGGAAATTGCTTTGTGGTATAATATCACCATGTGAACACCATAAATTCTTCATTTGCTAGGACAAGCTAAATTATTTCCTCAGTGGACCATAAATATCGGTAAACTTACTAattttgtgtttttcatgaaTTTTGGGAAGAATTAGAGTAAAATTGCATGTGAAGTTATGAATGTCATGAGGCTGGAGATGACTAGAATGGAACTTAATTAATAACATGAACAGTCCAGATATGCACCCAACCGtggttaataatttactaaaagaTAAAAGGCACTAATTAAGCATATATGTTGATCTCTCTCTTTGCATAATTCTAACTTTGCTTTACAACTTTTTAACTAATCTTAAACATGTTTCCAACCATGAAACCCTTAATTAGCCACAAGGTATGTCCATTATTCGTCTTTACTATCCTTTTGTAATATAACCCATGCCTTAAGCTTAGCAATGCATTAGTAGTATATTAAAATTTACTCTTTGAAATGTTTTCAATTTACTTTAGTGACTAAGTGTGCAGCCATTTATTGTCGTGAGATTTGTGCACCTTTCAAATTTCATTAGCTAGCACACAAGTTCAAGAATCTTAATGAATATCTATAGATATATATACAGTTGCATATGATCTCCCTTCCAATTGATATGCATGTCATTACTGTTGTCTTTTCCCTTGTGCTGGTCAAGTATTCTTTTTAATAGCAGTATACAAGGATTGATTTTGATAACTTGGATGCCAACTAAGTTTTTTATATTACCCTTTTGTACTTGATCTCAGAAAGGAAATGTCTAATTTTAGGAGAGATGCTGTCTAGTTTTTGTCGGAATTTGGGTATAATTGATATTTTTGTTGTATGATAATTAGAAAATATAAAGTTAGATTGTAAATAATTTAAGAGTAACGTGGACTTGATCCTATATTTTGTAATAAATGTACGTAGGCAGCCTTGGGTTCGACCGGTAGTCCAAAATTGGTAAATTTGTTTTCTTTGTTTCAACATTTTCATTCCAACTTCTTTTGTCATTTCCCTTCTATATATTATGATTGGAGTGGAGATACAATTCGCTTTTGAGTTTTGCCTCCAGTAACTTTGTATATTATTGAAATATTACTGCTTGTCTATTATGTATATTATTTGTTTTATTGTTTTCACATGCTTCATGGTTGATtccgagatatatatatatatatatatatatatatatatatatatatatatatatatatatatatatatatatatatatatatatatatatatatatatatattgagagagagaggaaattTTTGACTAGAGATCAGTAATAGGCTTAATGGTATAGATTGATTTATGTTTAggtaaattaattatttgaattgaAACTTACATTATTCAATGAATTGTTTGCCTGTCCTTTTGACCCTATATGAGAAGACAAATTTGAATATAATTTTATATCATAAAAGAATTGGTTAACTTGATACCTTGTGATAGGATTTGTAATATAGATTTATTAGGTTTTCATGTTACATATGTTTCCTGATATGGCAAGGTTGGTTGTAACAATAATAGTAGCAACTACTGATAAGTCTCATCCTAAGCATTTGAACAGTAAACAAATCAAAATTCTTTCAATCTTTTATCAGATCTGCCATCTGCAATGATATTGGCCTGATTGGAACTTCTCTTCTGCTTGGTCTCTGTGCttcccatcttttttttttttttttttttagacaaGCGGAAATTTTATTAATAGAAATTCAAGAAAAACTTAACATGGATGTCCATACCATGTTTTTCTATTTTCACAAGAATTCCTAATTCTAatgggatttttatttttttagataggttttatttatatttcctaGTTTATTTAGAattctaaaatattaattttatttaatttaggtcTATAAATATGTTTTCTATTtagattaaaactctttaattcatTCATAGGATTTAGAATTTTATCAATACTcattgtatttttattatgtaCAAGTTCAGATTTATTTCAAGAGTTATTTCAATGAAGTTTTCTTCCTCATGAAACTGTTTTGCTTTATTTTATTCTAGACTTTGGATTAAGTCTTGTGTTTATTTTAAGAtctttaattagattttctttacTTTCAAGGGTTTGATCGTGTATTAATCCTTTTACCCGCTACACGCTGTGTCAGGTGACATCAGAGCAGAGATTTTACCCTCATTACGATGGCCAATACTGGTGGTAGTAGTGGCAATCAACCTCATCACATGATCAGGGGTTGCATGTTGTTTGTCGAGCAATCAAAGAGCGGACAAACACTATAAAGCAATTAAATACGTATATAGATCGTCAATCTCAAGAGATTCACCACTTGTTGGGAATTTGTGGTATTGATAAGAGAAACCATAAATTGAATCAAGTTGGAAGAGTTAAGTACAGTAAAGTTAATAATGATtctgttttctttaattttaaaagaacATTTGTTACTAATGATGATTATTGGCGAAGTGTTGTTCAGAAATTGTCTACTTCAATAGAAACAAAGAATGTGCAGATTGAAGCAAATCTTATTGAGACATCAAAAGGTGTTGAAGATTTGAAGTAAGAACAAAGATATAAACCTACATTAGAAAAACAACTCGAAACTAAAGATTCTAAGCTTTAAGGATTTGAAATTGAAGAAACTAAAACTTTAGTTACATTACATTTCGCTATGGTAGATGATGATGAGTTCGAGCTAGAATTTCTTGAACCCTCTACTCCAGAGGAAGAAGTTAAAATACATAAAGAAGTGCACGAAGAGTTGGAGATGTCAATGGAACTTGAAGAACAACCAGCAATGAAAGAATCAATGGagattgaaaatttttataatcCTTTAATTCACATTACTTTCATTGATTTTATTTGTCCAAATATTCCGATAAATGAAAAGGATAACGTAAAAGatctttaattcaattttattcaAGTCAATCTTGTTCATACCATTCAACAAGATATAGTGTGATATTTAAATGgagtttttttattattccacacTTTAAAATTCGAGATCAAGTTTTCTCTAAAGCGTGGGTAAATAACACGATGCTCAAATCCACACCAGATCCAAAATATTTCTGAATTTATTTAAGACTCTAAAATATTACTTATATTTAATTTAGGTATTTAAATATGTTTTATATTtagattaaaactctttaattcatTCCTACTTAGATTAGGATTTAGAATTCTATAAATACTCATCATATTTTCATCATGTACAaattttttaagatttatttCAATAAAGTTTCTTTCTTCATAAAACCagtttactttattttatccTAGATCTTATTTACTTTCAAAGGTTTAATTGTATGTCGATCTTTTTCCGATCTACATGCTGCATCAAATAGGCTCCCCCAATATACCCAATCTAGACAATGgcatgatataaaaaaaaaaaaaatacaaaacaccaagacaaaaaaaaatgaaaattgctGCATCGAATTAAAGCAGAACCAAATGATAGATTGAACAAAAAGCACAAACAGCAAAAAACCAGAATTGCTAGACCACAGCAGAACCAAAAGATAGACTGAACAACAAAGCACAAACAACAGAGACTAAGAAAAGCATCCGCAACCCCATCGGAGAGTCACAGTAACCAGAGACAAAAAGCAACTGAAGTACAACAATGGAGACCCGAAACAAGCTGAATGCAGAGATCAAATTAGCGATACCTGATCCACCCTAAAGGATCCGAAACCAGTAAAAAACAAAGACTGACCAAATAGCAAAAAATAAGGACGCGCGACCAAAACTCTTCAGCACCCAAAAGGAGAGTAACCAAACAATGCACGAAAGAATAAAACCAAAGCCATTCAATAACCAAGTGGTTCCTATCACCTGTTGCATAAAATTGGAAACGGTAGATGCATATTGCAAAGAGAGCTTGGTTTGGATTGTGCTGGGGCTGCATTGGTACTCCTCATCTTTGAAAGCATACAATAAGTGGATTCCACATCTTTTCAGCTTTGATTCTACTaaatcaaaatgccctccatcaCCTTTATGCAAATTGTCTATTTTAAACTCAGACTCAATCGAAAGCTTGTTGACCTCAGAAAAATTTTTTTTGAGCCATGGTTGAAAATTGTAACCATAGTGATGAAGGAACACATGATCTGATTCAATGGCGGCCCCAAAATGCACATTATTATCATAAATATCAGGAGCAAATATTGGGAAGGACACTTCCATACCATCAGCCATTTTCAGACGCAATTCACATCTAAGCACGAAATTATTGTGCTTTTCCATGGCAAAAGGAACCTTGAATTCTAGAACAACACAAAAAGCCAAATGTAGGTACTTAGCATTAATGCATTTGGGAGGGAGCACAAAAGCTATTGAAGATCCTAGGTTCTCATAGCTGAACCATTGTGGAATTTCAGTTCCAGGTAAACCAACAAGAAAACTATCACTAAATTCTGAAAAACCCTGCGTGAAAGGGAATAAAGAAGAAGACAAATTAGTTAGAAAAGAAACCTTGGGTTTTATTAGAAAGAGGGGAGGATAGAGACTTACAAACTTTTCTTCAATTCTCAGTCGTGCATTTGTCAAAATGTTGCCAAGTGTATCATGCTCCAAATTGAAGCAATTGAATATTCCTTTTTGTCTCCTGCAACCATTGCACTTTGGTACAAGTGCGAAGGGCAAAGGTGATTTCACAGTTTCTAGTGATGTACAATTAAACGCTTGGAGCACTGTTGTTCGCTCTGGAAGCTCTGGTAAATGTTGGAGTCTTTTGCAGTTGTTTAAACTCAATAATCTTAGAGATGATAAAGAGAAAATGTTGCTGGGGATTCTGAAACTGCAGTGTCATCTAGATATAAATGTGTTAAAGAGCACAAACCACATAACAAAGGCAATCTACCAAGTTTTGAGCAGCCCCTAAGAAAAAGCCCTTCAAGGCATTTCAACTCACAAATGCTGCCTGGGAGACTCTCTAGCTTATTGCACTTCTCCAGTTTCAACTCAACAAGTGAAAAGAGACATCCGATGGTTAGGGGTAATTCTTCTATTGCTACCTCTTCTAACAGTATTCTTTTTAGATATCCAGTAACATTAGGGAACTTGTTTAAATTTGAACATCTGAAGAGTTTAAGTGTCTCAACAGAAGTCAAATGCAAACTGCTTGGAAGGCCTCTAAGGTTTTTGCACATCGAGATATGCATGTATTTAAGAGTGTCGAAAGATTGAACAGAAGCGGACCATTCTTCCGCTCCACAACATATTAGATCTAACTGTTTAATAACACTCGGAATTTCCGACATTTTCTTCAAATTTATGCAGAAAGACAGAGAAAGTTCCTTCAGATTTTTCAAATGAAGGAGAGTGGGAAGACTCCTTAGATTTATGCAGTCATCAAGATTAAGATAAGTAAGTTTGTGGAGAAACTAAATTGAAGAGGGAATCTCAAGCAAACTCTCACACCCCTTAAGATCTATTCGCTCTAAGTTTGTAGCCGAGGAGAGATTTGGGAGTGTGGCTAGTTTCTTCGATCCAGAAAGATAGAGATACTTCAACTTTTGAGGACACTACACATGATAAAACAGAAAAGTATATATATGCAAACTttcaaagaggaaaaaaaaaaaagaataaactcATATATAATTTCATCAGTAATAATTATGTTAGAACTGCTAGTACtttttgcttttcaatcaatttctaataatttttttaactaaatatttaccattttaaaatttataaaattaattttaaatgattGTAGCATTAATTGTTACTGAACAATTTTATGTAAAAGAGTATTCTAACTTAGATCATAAaatataacctttttaaattggaTTTCTGCTCAATAAACATAATGTTTACATAAAATCTAGTAAAAAAATTCCAACAAAATAAATCTGTGAACAAAAGAAAAACATATAAAAAGTTGTGCTTTCCATTAAATGAGATTTTAAAGTTAAGGCATGCACATTGGCACAACAAATTCAACTTTCAAGTCAGTATTTATGCCCTTTTTCTCTTGGTCAAAttgaaaaatcaatattttaaagcATACCTTATGTCCATGCCAAAGTCATTTAATGTCGCTATCTTCCAAATTGAGTAAAACAAGGTTCTCCATGGAAAAACATAAAGGCAGAGAACTGCAAGGATATTCCTCCCAATGTAGTAAACTCAACTTGTTAGGAAGATTCTGCAGATGATTCTTTTTAGCAGATTCAAGTATGAAGGTTTCAGGAGTTGAGTCATTTTTATTTGAATGCCTAAAAAATTTGAGTAATCTTAAGTTAGGCATTTGTGAGAAGGTTGCAGAATTCAAGCGTGTCATTCCCATTTTAGAAGTGTCCAAGCATATCCCTTCCACTGCTTTGTTCACCTAATACAAAGAATAAAAAGCTATGAGTATACAGGACAAATGAATTAAAAAAGATTTTTCATGTCTTACCTTCTTAGTTGCTAAGATATCACAAATTTTGTGAATTCCATAATCTACTATGTTCATGCCAAGCAATATGTTGACCCATTTCTTGTATCAAATCATGCATCTCTAACTTATTATTAACAACAATTACGAGGCACTTTTCCACTAAACAAATTATTCCCAAACTTGGAGTAAGATCACATCCGTCTAGTATATCTTCTACAGAGTCTTTATCTTGGCCCTTGAAAAAGCATGCTATATCAAGAAATACAGCCTTTTCTGTTTGCTCTAGCGAATCATAActtatttttaacattttatgAATTTTGGATATCGGaattttttttagttctttcaatACAATTTCCCATTCCTTTGGAGATCTTTTGCATAGATGTGAACCCAAAACTTTTAGGGCTAAAGGAACACCTTTAGCATAGTTTACCACCCTTTCTGCTAACTTCATAAACTCCTCTGGAGGATGCTCTTGTTTAAAGGCTTTCACACTCAATAATTGAAGAGCATCACAATAATTTAATCCCTCAACCTTATATATTTGATCAACTCCACCAACAAGTACTTCTTTGTCTCTGCTTGTTACTATGACTCTGCTTCCTGAACCATACCAACCATTAATCCAGCTAAAGCCTCTAACTGCTCTGAATCATTTACATCATTGAGAACAATGAAAACCTTCTTTCTTCTAAGTATATCCAGAACAATAGTGGGAAGCACATGGAGCATTTGTATGCTTAAAAGTTTGTCCCCTACAAGTTCGGAAAAAAGTTTTTGCCGTAAATGCAATAATTCATGCTTTTCTGCATTTTCCCTAACATTACTTAGAAAGTAGCAAACATCAAATTCATCAGAAATTTGACTAAAAAGAACTTCAGTAGTGGTTGTCTTTCCTATGACGCCCATTCCCCAAATTCCTATAAAACGAACATCTGCTGTCTCAATACATAATAATGGTAGAATTTTGTTGATGTGAGCATCAATCCCAACTAAACCATGACAAGCACTAAAGGAGATGGGATACAGTTTCTTCATGATTTGGTTGACAACTTTGTCAATTAATTTCGATTCAAGCCTTGCAAAACATGATAAAAAAAGCAAAGTAATAATGAGTTTAATTTGAGATACAAAGAAACTGGAAAACTTCAAAGGCATTTGAATTCGAACTTAATTTCAGTGCTCGAAAATTAGCCCAAAAATATATctatcataaataaataaataaaactttatATATTATCTATTGAAACATAAATCTAGATTTACACTTATTTCAACAAATATATCTATCTAAAGGACCAAcattgtgacgccccttacccgtctactgtatagccgagcaagaagtgccacattcggtgccggagcaccctatcttgttttatcatatctattgtaaacttttaatgtcatttaaaacatatattcaatgtgtagaaatttttttttttttctgtggagacccggacagagcctcccctgttttgttagcatctgtcgggttccactatcacctgttaacatattcatagtcatctcacatattttcatatcatattctcttttatcatatcattcacaactatttatgagatctcaaaatgaagtgtcatctattgcattcatatagaaattcatagataataaattataagttttcatttcaagtccaaaatgaaatacatcataaactagtaattacatcatgactaaacataatgaaccaaaatactagtctatacatgggccctaccaaaatacaaaagaccggtgaggtgactctggataaTGGCAGATTTGATCAaagctctgtcagtgcactatTAGTCTTCGCTCTTTGCTTCTTTGTGGTGTTGGGATGATCCCGatacctacgcgatgaaaaaccaacgcgctaagcataacgcttagtggtgcataatttataataataataatttaataatttgaaacaatatatgcaactcataatttctgggtcttttacatttttattgctctttggaaataattaacattattgggatcttttatgattacttattgtattttaagtcttaatttttttttttttatgagtgcccaagaaaacctataacaaattataaaagctggatgtacgggtgtatactggttagacagccatatgtctatccaaagaTATATGCATCgtgcacgaggccagctgtcgagcacgagacccgctgtcaggcttgtaaagccagaaataaagtaggcatatagcctgtagaacaatcataccagacatatattgtcaattcatgattttctcggtaggcagtactgctatctgtagtccctaattggtataccaatttatccaactaaataaataagtctatgtatactatgggcaattaaatatttttaattaatttagcactattcactattactatgttctagtactgttcattggtaccataaatttcatattaataggacattagtcctaatttacatactcatatcatttttaatattaaattttccttatgagtattttaattatcctatatagcatttttcccatgaacctttcattaggttcatgttgatgtgttatctttatctaggaatttgactaggttgggatgtctatttagtcacaattccttcataacaattgctcctctatgtttaaacttgaatttcagtttttgaatcactgagtttggggttatagaactcaagttatggataaaataccaaaggaatagtattttgggacattttctaggttggcagtttcagtgacccaacttgtgctaaccatttgaattggttaaaagcaaaactgggttaagtggtcttcatgaaaagtgtagccctatgtctaaactttccatgggcaaacttttaggttatttggaccagtatagagagagttatgaccaaatgaacacgtactattcatttggtcattttctgggttagcagtttcagtgacccaatttgtgctaataatttgaatttgttaaaggcaaaactgggttaagtggtcttcatgaaaagtgtagccctatgtctaaactttccatgggtaaaagtttaggttatttggaccagtatagagagagttatgaccaaatgaacacgtactgttcatttggtcattttctgggttggcagtttcagtgacccaatttgtgctaacaatttgaatttgttaaaggaaaaactgggttaagtggtcttcatgaaaagtgtagccctatgtctaaactttccatgggtaaaattttaggttatttggaccagtatagagagagttatgaccaaatgaacacgtactgttcatttggtcattttctgggttggcagtttcagtgacccaacttgtgctaacaatttgaatttgttaaaggcaaaactgggttaagtggtcttcatgaaaagtgtagccctatgtctaaactttccatgggtaaaattataggtcattttgaccagtatagagagagttatgaccaaatgaacacgtactgttcatttggtcattttctgggttggcagtttcagtgacccaatttgtgctaacaattagaatttgttaaaggaaaaactgggttaagtggtcttcatgaaaagtgtagccctatgtctaaactttccatgggtaaaattttaggttatttggaccagtatagagagagttatgaccaaatgaacacgtactgttcatttggtcattttctgggttggcagtttcagtgacccaacttgtgctaacaatttgaatttgttaaaggcaaaactgggttaagtggtcctcatgaaaagtgtagccctatgtctaaactttccatgggtaaaattttagatcatttcgaccagtatagagagagttatgaccaaatgaacacgtactgttcatttggtcattttctgggttgggtgcagggaaatccgaatttgggcagtatttagctcaagttttggacagaatttgggcatggtttcttcatggaaaatgggctattttgggtctagttttacctccaattggcctcataccaattgggatcacacaattttatggcctaaaatgtacactgccctcaacaaacacaacctgcagaaaattaacacttccaaaactcaatctcctccaacttccttacttcaatttgcatgcaatacacttctataagcaacaatctcatcccaataggtcaatttcaacattttacacaaagtcctcaatatttacacaaaccctagttttcaaagtttcaaatttacacaaacactacacaatcaaacacccaaacatttcaactaattacacattctcatggaaccatttttcatcacttaaaagcaataaacttcaagttccatggctgccaaaaattcaagggttctttcctttagatgttctttttgttttaatggtttttatgcttagctaaacatgcttttcatgtttaataaagagaagaagagggattagtgcactaacctcttgtgacccacttcaaactttaatctttcttcttcttatgggtatctaaagcttccttatggtgtgggctaaattttttgtgaaggggtctatgggttttgatgAGTAAAAGCTTggcaaatcaagctttaagcttgataacaatggtggggagggagagaccaagggaacggcaaggagaaagagagaagaggaagaagaatggttggtggggttttgtcttcttgtgtctatttatatacatttatgtgtactttattgtttttaaatttcataaatctatttcctttcttttcttttctttccttttcttttctttccttttcttttcttttcttttcttcttctttctcttctcatttttcaaattcaaattcataaaattaatttatgttaattattctatttccaaattttaatttgacatttaagtcaaaattcacctctaggggtgaaatgaccaaaatacctttcatggtgctcatcggattatttttattttttataccaattaataaattctctaaattttattttatttctcaaaatttttcctatatttttttaatatttatttcattaatttatgcctcctcactatagtttaagtgtagttccaaacatcctgactgtccgaacagacattagtcatcggaacagtaaaatgtacggactacctacggtgagggcgttacaattcttcccctctaatagaaatttcgtcctcgaaatttacctaatgtgaagagctgagggaactgctgcctcatcgtctcctcgctctcccatgtcgcttcttccgtgttgtggtgtctccataagactttcactagtgggatcctcttgtttctgagttctttcacttcccgtgccaagattctgactggttcttcttcatatgtcaaatcaggttgcacaattatctcctctgctgaaatgacatgtgaaggatctgatctgtatctcctgagcatcgacacatggaatacactgtggatcttgtccagctcaggtggtaaagctagcctgtaggctactggacccacacgctcaatgacatcatatggaccaataaacctagggctcaacttaccctttttaccaaatcttagcactttcttccaaggtgataccttaagaaacaccttctcgccaacctcatactctatatcctttctcctcaggtcggcatatgacttacATGCATCGAGGCGACTTttaaattgtctctgatgagtttcactttttcctctgtctgtctcactaaatctgggcccactattttctcctcacccatttctgtccaacataagggagttctacatctcctcccatacaacgcttcatatggagccatttttatactggcttggtagctgttgttgtaagcaaactctaccaaaggaagatacttctcccaacttccttcaaagtcaatgatgcagcttctcaacatatcctccaatacctgaatcacccgttctgactgtccatccgtctgtggatgaaaagccgtactgaagtgtagtcgagtgcctaaagactcctgtagcctcttccaaaacctcgaagtaaatctcgggtctcggtcagatatgatcgatgttggcactccatgtagccggactatctcatctatgtaaatttctgctaatctctctaatgagtagctggttctaactggtaggaaatgagctgacttggtcaatctatccacaatcacccatatagtatcatgcttcctctgtgtcaatggtagcccagtcacaaaatccatggtaatgcggtcccatttccattctggtatggatataggttgcaataaccctgatggaacctgatgctcagccttaacctgctggcatgtcaaacatctagtcacaaaatcaccaatctctttcttcattccaggccaccaat
This is a stretch of genomic DNA from Hevea brasiliensis isolate MT/VB/25A 57/8 chromosome 12, ASM3005281v1, whole genome shotgun sequence. It encodes these proteins:
- the LOC131171112 gene encoding disease resistance-like protein DSC1, giving the protein MSEIPSVIKQLDLICCGAEEWSASVQSFDTLKYMHISMCKNLRGLPSSLHLTSVETLKLFRCSNLNKFPNVTGYLKRILLEEVAIEELPLTIGCLFSLVELKLEKCNKLESLPGSICELKCLEGLFLRGCSKLGRLPLLCELPERTTVLQAFNCTSLETVKSPLPFALVPKCNGCRRQKGIFNCFNLEHDTLGNILTNARLRIEEKFGFSEFSDSFLVGLPGTEIPQWFSYENLGSSIAFVLPPKCINAKYLHLAFCVVLEFKVPFAMEKHNNFVLRCELRLKMADGMEVSFPIFAPDIYDNNVHFGAAIESDHVFLHHYGYNFQPWLKKNFSEVNKLSIESEFKIDNLHKGDGGHFDLVESKLKRCGIHLLYAFKDEEYQCSPSTIQTKLSLQYASTVSNFMQQVIGTTWLLNGFGFILSCIVWLLSFWVLKSFGRASLFFAIWSVFVFYWFRIL